GCAAAAAATCTAACCCTTTCAATAGTTAAGAAATTCATTCCTGCAAGAAAATCTAGATCTCGAAAAGGTGACAATGGAGTAGTTCTTGTGATTGGTGGAAGCTACATCTATCATGGTGCGCCTATTTTGTCCTCAATTGCAGCTCTTAGATGTGGAACTGATCTAGTTTACACTTCGGTTCCAAACATCAATGTGACTCCAACTCGAGCAATATCCCCAAATCTTATTGTAATTCCTTTAGTTGATCAAAAACTAACTCGTGGTGCAGTAAACAAACTTTTAGGTGCATTACCCCGAAATTTAGATTCTGCTACAATTGGAATGGGTCTTGCAATACAAGAAAGAAATGCTCTGTTACATCTTGTAAAATCACTTTTAGATAGAGATGTGCGATTGTCACTAGATGCAAGTGCATTAATCCCTGAAGTTCTCCCTTTATTGGCAAACAAGAATGTTGTAGTGACACCGCATGCTGGAGAATTTAAACGACTATTTGGAGAATCCCCATCCAATTCAAAAAATGAGCGAATCAAGCTAGTTGAGAAAAAAGCAAAAGAAAATGGTATTACAGTTTTACTAAAAGGTGCGACAGATGTAATTTCTAATGGCTCTACAACATATCTTTATGAGAAAAAAATCCCTGCCATGACAGTTGGAGGCACCGGTGACGTTCTCTCAGGATTGGTTGCAGGATTGCTCTCAAAGAATCGTAATTCCCTAGAATCTGCAGCAGCAGCTACATTAATCAATGGTTTGGCAGGTAAATCTGTTCAAAAGAAATTAGGGTTACATATGACTTCGATGGATCTCTTAGATGCAATTCCCACTGCAATGAAACCATTTGACAAAATTGTGTGACTGATATGAATCCACTTCACTATGTAGATTCTAATATGGATAATTTAATTTTGGATCTTCAAACTCTAATAAAACAACCTAGTGTTTCTGCAAAAAATGAAGGCATTGAAGAATGTGCAAATCTTGTTGCAAAGATGCTGAAAAAATCTGGCATTAATGCTGAAGTTTTACGATTGAAAAAAGGTGTAGCACCAATAGTCTTTGGAGAAATAAAATCAAAACAAAACCCAGCAAAGACTATGATGTTTTACAATCATTATGATGTCCAACCTGCAGAACCTTTTGAATTATGGGTTGATCCTCCATTTAGTGGAACAAGGAAAGGAAACAAAATCTTTGGAAGAGGAGCAACTGATGACAAGGGTGAATTAATTACCAGAATAAAAGCAGTTGAGGCTTGTCTAAAAACAACTGGCGATGTGCCTTGTAACATAAAATTCGTAATTGAGGGAGAAGAAGAAACAGGAAGTGCTCATATTGAAGAGTACCTCAAAAAATACAAAAAGAAATTTTCCAGCGATGGTGTAATTTGGGAATTTGGATATGTTGATGCAAAAAATAGACCAATTATTGGACTTGGTATGAAAGGGTTACTATTTGTTGAATTATCAGTTACTGAATCAATCAGAGATGCTCATTCTAGTCTGGCAGTTTTGATTAAAAATCCTGCATGGCGGTTAATTGAAGCAGTAACGACATTGCGTGATTCCAATGGAAAAATCCTCATAAAAGATTGGTATGATGAAGTTACCCCACTTTCAAAAAAAGATTTGAAATTAATTGACAGTGAACCCTTTGATGAAAATGTCTTTAAAAAAGAATTTGGAATAAAATCATTTTTGGGAAATAAAAAAGGACTCGATGCAAAAAAAGCCTTAGTTGGTGATGCCACTTGCAATATTGCAGGATTTGTCTCTGGATATACTGGGGATGGTGCCAAAACTATTCTTCCTGGTAGTGCATTGGTTAAGATTGATTTTAGATTGGTACCTAAAATGGATCCAAAAACGCAAGTGATGCGATTAAAAAATCATCTAAAATCTAAAGGATTCTCTGATGTTAAAATCAAAATTTTTCATGGGGAGGCAGCTGCTAGAACTGATTCTTCTAGCCCTTTTGTTTCTCAAGTAAAAGAAGCAGCTGACAAAGTATTTGGAAAATCTATTCTAAATGTATCCAATGCTGGAACCGGTCCCATGTATCCATTTGTTGAAATTCTAAATGCGTCATGCATATCTATTGGAAGCACATACATGTTTTCAAGAATTCACTCTCCAAATGAATTTGCAAGAATTGACTTGCTAAAGAAAACTACAAAATGTATTTGTTTGATTATGCAAAATTTTGCAAAACACTAGTGAAGACATCTAGGTAATTTTTTGATTGCCTGTGCAATTGAAATTCTTCCTGGACCTGCAATCATAATTACTATTGATGATGCTAATAACATCAACTCAAATTCTACTCCTCCATCTCCTGTTAAGCTTTGAGCTCCTTTGACATAGAATATGGCCCCTAACATAATGATTGAAATTAACACTGTCGATAATCTGCTGAGAACTCCAAAAACTAACAAAATTCCTGGAATTAGTTCTGCTAATGCAATTGGGATCTGCATTTCTGCTGGAATGCCCGTGTTTGTCAAAAAATTTACAAATCCTGGATTGAATTTGGATATTCCATGTACGATAAAGATCACGCCTATGGCAGATCTTAAACCTATGAATACTGCATCATTTAGAATTTTTCCTTTAATCTCAGCAGAAGTCATCATGGTTCTCTAACATTTTCCGTATAATTGCTTTACCCATTATTTGCGCGTGAAATGTAGAAAGCCCTTTATTATGCGGCAAAATTATTTGGAATATGTCAATGTATATGCCAGGAGCAACTGCTGTTGGAATTACTTTTGATGGTGGTGTAGTTTTTGCCAGCGAAAAACGAATTGCATTTGGAAATTTTCTTGTAAGTAAATCCACAAAGAAAACATTTCCTATTACTAACAAAGTCGGTGCAGCCTGCGCTGGTCTTGTGGCTGATATGCAAATTTTAGCTTTACAAATAGCCGCTCTTGCAAAAATCCGAAAAATGGAACTCAAAAGAGATGTTCCTCCTAACACAGTTGCAAAAATGATGTCAAATATGATGTATGAACGAAGATATTTCCCATTACTAACTCAGGTAATCGTTGGCGGTGTAGTTGATAAACCAATTATGTATACCCTTGATCCATTAGGTTCAGTTCTACCTGATGAATACGCAGCAGTTGGAACTGGTGCTGAAATGGCATTAGGTGTACTTGACCCTCAATTCAAGCCAAATATGACAAAAGATGAGGCAATTGATTTGGCAAAAAGAGCAATTCGTTCTGCAGCTTTGAGAGATTCTGCAAGTGGTGATGGAATAGACATACTTGTAATCACCAAAGATGGTACTGAAGAATTCACAGAAGAAATCAAATAAATCTAAATTTTTAATCAAATCATCAATGTTGTTTTTTGTTGATGCAATGCTTGGCAATATTGCCAAAAAATTACGTTTACTAGGATTCGATTCTGAATATTTTTCGGATATTGGTGATTCCGAATTATTAGAGAAATCTCGAAATGAAAACAGAACAATAATTTCAAAAGATCAGAATTTAATTAAACGCGCAAAAAAGATGGGCATCCAGTCTATCTACATCTCAAAAGAAGATGAAATTGAACAATTTCTAGAGATTCTTGAAAAGACACATTTAGAATTTAATGAAATTTCTGGTGATGTCGCAAGATGTCCTAAATGCAATTTTAGAACATCCCAAATTAAAAAATCTGAAATCATAAATGAAATTCCAGAAAAAATTTTAGAATATCATGATCAATTCTGGAAATGCGATGGATGTAATCAAATCTATTGGGAAGGAACACACATTAAAAATTTGCAAGAGTTTGTTAGTAAAATAAACTTTTAGACTTAATCATAAATTGTTTTCCCTGTTTCCCAAAATTTGTCTGAGATGTAGTGGATGTTTTTTATGACTTCTCCCTTTTCCATACCTTCCAACTCTGAGCTGGACACCATTGCCTTTCCAACTGCCAAAAATTTATGTTGAGATTCTTCTACAATGCAAACAAGTTGATCCTTTTCAAATTCTGTGAATTTTTTAATTCCCGGTCTCATTACATTGGCACCCTTGCACATGAATTTTACAGCTCCCATATCGACCATAACGCTGGGAAATCTTTCTAACATTTTAGTTTCTGATAAAAATGGAAGATAATCTTCATCTATTTTTAATATCTTAATCCCCTCACCTGTGATTATTTGTGCATCATCTAAAATTTGATGTACTTTTAGATTTTTTATTTTGGGGAATTCCATATCCCATTTCTCTGAGACTGTTTTTAGGAGTGCGGCAGTTTCGCTCTTTGAAATTAAATTGGATTTCAAGTTCTTGCTATCTCTTGTCTGATGTCTAACAAATCTCTTAGAATGGAACTGGCAGTCTCCATGCCTCCTGCCCCCCTACCGATAATCGTTTGAGTTCCTGAGTGCTCTGATGTAAAAGCAATCGCATTTAATGTTCCATTCACACAAAGTGGATCGTCATTTGATATTTCTTTAGGACCTACAATAAGCTCCTTGTTACACGATGCAATTAATTTTACAGAGCAGTTATTCTTGTCGGCTCTTTTAATATCTTCAGTTGTCACATTTCTGATGCCTGTGCAATTGATGTCTGGTAATGTTACTTTCATCCCCATAATCCAGTTTGCAAGAATTACTAATTTAGCAGCAGCATCTAATCCATCTAAATCTAAAGACTCGTCTGCCTCAACATATCCTTTGTTTTTTGCATCTTTGAGTGCTTCCTCAAATGACATTCCTGTAGCCATATTTGTTAAAATGTAGTTTGTAGTGCCGTTTAAGATTCCGGCAAATGATGTTATTCTTTCTCCACTAAGACTGTTTTTTGCATAATCTAAAATTGGTGTTCCTCCACCTACAGTTCCACTAAATTTGAACATAACTTGATTGTATGTTGCAAGTTCCATGAGAGATGGAAAAGCTAGTGCCAGCGGACCCTTGTTAACTGAAATTACATGCATTCCTTTTTTCATTGCAGTAGTAATGTGAGTCATCCCAGGTTCTGCATCTTTGTAATTACTAGCAGTGGTCTCAATTAGCACATCTGCTTCGATATTTTTTAGCATTTCTACCCCTGACATTGAATTTTTTTTATCAGAGTAATTTTTTACAGTTCCAAATTTTTTCTTTACTTCTACTAGTTTGTTGAAGTCTAATCCTGATGAATCCACTGCACTTCCTTTACTATCAAACACTCCTACCACTCTTGGTTTTAATCCATATTTTACATAGATGTCTTCAGATCTTGATTCAAATAATTTCACCAAGCTTTGGCCTACGACACCAAATCCACATAGGATGATTCTCAAATCATTTCATTCCTTTTTACTGCATGTTTACAATTCATTTTATTCATTCGAATTTTATTGTTCATCAAGTGTAATGCACCATGTTTTATTCTAATTTGTTTTGGTGATGCTTGTATCATAGAGTGGATTGCCTGACTGCTTTCATAAATATTCTTAGTCGGATTATCTTTGTTTTTAATCAATTTTACGGCTAAAACACTGTAATCAATCTAACATTTAGAATGCCAATCAAGCGTGAATTCTATGTTCGTGTTTATATCTGCGCCACAATGAATGCAGAAATATGGCCCACTTGAAGTCTAATGATGATTGCACTTTAAATTACTCATATTTTTTCATAATTTATTACGCTCATAATACATTGTTTGTTCAAAAAACACACTTAGTTGGTAAATTATCCATCTTGATCTTTTTCATGCTGTAATGAAACAGAATTAATACAATATCTTTGATTTGTCGGCTTTGGACCGTCATCAAAGACATGGCCTAAATGAGACCCGCATTTCTTACAATTGACCTCTGTTCTAACCATTCCATAGTCTGTATCTGAAACACATTCTATCTTATCCTCTGATACTGGTTCCCAAAAACTAGGCCACCCAGAACCTGAATCAAATTTTGCGTCTGATGAAAAAAGCTCTTCCCCACAACAAACACACTTGAAATATCCTTCAAGTTTGGTGTTATTGTATTTCCCAGAGAATGGAGGTTCTGTTCCATGGTTAACACATATTTCATATTGTTCGGGAGTTAGCTTTTCTTTCCACTCTTCAGGATTTTCAGAAATTTTATCAGTCATATTCTTTATTATTATTTTCTATATTAGAAGATTGTTCTATTTTTTCATCTGTTTACGTTTTTCTTCAGTTCTTTTTTCTGATTCAAATCTCTCCAAATCATATTCTTTCAAATCAACAAATTTCATAATTTTACTCAAGTTTGGATGTACTTTGTTAATTTCATGAAACATTTGTTGTGCAACACATCTATAATCAATATGCCCTTGTGGAACTGTTCTTAGCTCAATTAGATGACAAGCTTCTCTGAGATTAAATTTCATAAAATATGGATAATTGAATGCAAAGTTTACTACATATTGTCCTTGCTCAGGATATTTTGCTCTGATTTTATCAAATGTTTCTTTAGTTTTATTCATACAATCTTTAAAGTCTTTTTCAATTCCAAGAATTTTAATCTCATTTGGAATAATGTATCCATGATCTGTTGTAAGCAATTGTCTTTCTAAAGTTAATGCTCTATGTCTGTGAAAATCTCTGAACATTCCAAAATTATTACATAAATCGAACGTATAGTAAACTGTTTCAAATGCTCTTGAAGGTCTATGGCGTCTATTTTTTCGGAGTTTGGCAAATTCATTGATCATTTTGATTTTGTTCTGAATAGGAATTTTCTTTACTTGTTGTATGATATTTTGATATGATGTACTTGGTGATTGCTCATAAATTACACTGGTAATGATTTTATCTATTGCATTTTTTTCTGATTCATGATCTACAAGTTTAGTAATTGTTTCTGTGATTGGGTTTGATTTGATTTCCTTTCTAGCTATTGCTTTTGATTTATTTTTAATATCTTTAAGATATTTTTGAAACGCTTTTCCATATTTGTCATCTGCCCTTCTAACAAATGATTTGATAGTTGTATCCAGTTCTTTTTTGATTTTTGAGGCTAAATCTTGCTCTTCTTTAAGTTCAGATGAGCCTAAAACTGTAAGAAGATATTCAAACGCACGTCCATTTCCTGTGATGCCAACATTTGTTAAAGTTGATGCTGGAAGAAGACCTCTGAGAATATCTAATGCTTTAGCTTTGGTTGATCCTTTGTAAATCATATTTGCAGATTTTACATCAGCTTCATTTTTTAATTTAGAAAATAATTTTTCTTTTCCATCTATAGAATCTTTAAAACTATATTTTTCTATGGGATATTTTTCTCTAATATAATTTATCATGGGTTCTATGTTTTTTGAATAAACATCAAACGAAAAATTACATGTTTCTTCATACATGTCTGCAAATTTTGATTTTGTAATTTCAGGATCTCTGTAAAATCTGTATTTTCCTTTTTCCTTTTTGTTCCATGCAACATATCTGGATGATTTTTCTAAATATGACAAACCTATTCTTCTGTCTTCGATTTTTTTTACTGCAATGTTTGATAGTCCTTCAATTGCAATTTGCGCTTCGCCTAATTCTGCAACAGAGTCATCCCCGTATTCTAAAAGTACTCTGTTGTAAAATTCCTCCCCTCTGTTTTTATTTTTTAAAAATTCATCAAGAAATATTCTCCTCATACTTTTGTCCGTCCTACTATATCTTGACATCAATGCTCCACGATCTACTTGTCTTGGAGTAATTATTGCAAAGACATTTCCTTCAGTGTTTGAAAAGTGATCTGATAAAATCCTTCTTTCACTATCTGAGAATTCTGACAATATCGATCTCTGGAAACTCAATTATTAATAGTCTATTTCTTTTTTCCAATTTGAATTAGATCGGGGCCCTTGTCTCTGTTTTTATCTTGACCTTTTGCTTGCCATCTCAACAACACTTCTTTGAACGATGCTGCATCAGCTTCATTTTCTGTGTACATCAATGTTGTGACCCAAAATCCATTCTTTGCTGTTTTTCCACCAATTGAATTCATCCAGAAATCATTTGGTAGATTTTCCAAAGCTTTGCTGTTTGGATCTTTTGTGGTTTCAATCCATCTGTTTGCAACAAAATTCAAAATTTGTTCTAACTCTTCTTTTTGAATCATGAGGCTACTTTTTCCTATCTAAATTTTAAAATTACTGAGACCCTCACGAAGAAAGTTAGTGAATTTAATCTTACCAAAACCAAAAACATTACTTACACTTTGTCGGTTATACAAATCTCTAAACTATCACACATGACCCACGACGATATCGAAATAATCGGTAAAAACGTCAAAGACATGTACGGAACATTCATGGGTAAAGTCGTAGGAACAATAACTGACATTGACGGAAGTATTCAATCCGTTGGCATTGACTGCGGTTCTCAAGGATTGCAGCAAATCCAATATGAGCAACTTGTAGTACAAGGCGATGTTGTTATTTTCATTCCAAAATGGAGACTCGATTCTCAAAGACTCATTCGTGAAAAACAACTAACTATACGTCGTCTAAAGGCATTGATAGATATTGTTTCTGAAAATGATGACATGAAGATAGATGCTGAAATCATTCATGAAAAATACAAGTCAAAACTTGCATCACTAGATGAAACAGAAAGAGAAATCAAAGCCAAACTTGAGGCAAGATTGACAGAGTTAGATGAACAAATGAAGTCTGCAAAAATGCTATCCTTTGATGCAAAAGTACAATTCAAGAGTAATGAAATCTCTGATGCAACATTTGAGACAGTGAAAGCATGTACAACTGAAATAATTGAACATGTAACTCATGAAACAGCTGAAATCGCAAATGTAAAGAGTAGAATTGCTGATCTTGAATTGGAAGTGCAAGAGATAACTGCCCCTCCGACACCAGACATCCAAGAATCTGCCGTTTCATATCTGGAGACTCCTGAACCACAACAAATAGTTCAGACAATTCTTCCAGAAGCGCCAACCGAACCCGTAGTACCACATTCAGAACCAATTGAAGCAACGGTTTCCACAATACCTGAACCTCCAACTGAATCTGAAACCACATATGCATTTCCAGAACCACCCCAACAGGTGACAACAGGGACTTCAAAAGACGACAACGATGACGATTGGCTTGCTAGAATGGAAGCACAATAATTTTTTTAATTTATTTTTTTAACACTTAGAAAGATCCAAGTTCATACACTTTTTGATGGATGAAACATATGATATTGGTCTGGGAAACAATGATGTTAATTTAAGAAAAAAGGCTGATTCTGATTTTGTATCATTTTGGGATGAACAGGCAAAAAATCTTTCATGGTTCTCTAATTGGGAAAAGACACTGGATTGGCAACCTCCTTTTGCTAAATGGTTTGTTGGAGGCACAATTAATGCCTCATTTAATGCCCTAGATGTGCATCAAAAAACCAAATCTGACAAATCTGCCATATTATGGGAGGGTGAGAATGGTGAATCTCGAGTTATCACTTATGGTGAAATGTTCTCACAAGTCAAAAAGTTCTCAAATGTACTAAAATCACTTGGAGTCAAAAAAGGCGATCGCGTAACTATCTATCTTCCTATGGTGCCTGAATTGCCAATCACAATGTTGGCATGCGCAAGGATTGGTGCAACTCACACGGTAATTTTTTCAGGATTTAGTGCAGCTTCTATCAAAGATAGAATAATTGACTCCCACTCAAAAGTTGTTGTTACTGCAGATGGTGGATATCGACGAGGCAAAATTGTAAAACTCAAAAAAGTAATTGATGATGCAATCAAAGATATTGATTTTGTGGAACATGTAGTGGTGCTAGAAAGAACAAAAAATGAAATTCCTATCTCATCCAGAGATAAACTATGGAGTGATTTGATGAATAATGTTTCAGATTCATGTGATGCCGAAAAATTAGATAGCACTCACCCCCTTTACATCTTGTATACTTCTGGAACTACTGGCAAACCAAAAGGAGTTTTGCATGGAACCGGCGGCTATTTGACACATTTGTATTCTACTTTCAAGTGGGCATTTGACATTAAAGATTCTGATGTCTTTTTTTGTACTGCAGATATTGGTTGGGTAACAGGTCATAGCTATGTTGTCTATGCGCCCCTCTTACATGGTGCAACTCAAGTAATGTATGAAGGTGCGCCTGATTTTCCTGATGAGTCTCGAATGTGGGATATATTGCAAAAATACAATGTTACAATTTTTTACACAACCCCTACTGCACTGAGGATGTTTATGAAATTTGGCGATAGCATTCCAAATTCGTTTGATCTTTCTTCGTTAAGATTACTTGGAACTGTAGGCGAACCAATCAATCCAGAAGTATGGAAATGGTATTTCAAAACTATTGGAAAGGAAAAATGTCCTATTATTGATACTTGGTGGCAGACTGAAACTGGTGGAATGCTGATTTCTCCATTACCTGGATTGGAGACAATTCCACTGAAACCTGGTTCTGGAACACGCCCAATTCCTGGGGTGAACATTTCTGTAGTTGATGAAAATGGAAATGATGTATCTCCTAACATCAAAGGATATCTTGTAATAAAAAATCCATGGCCTGGAATGCTTTTGACATTATGGGGTGATGATGAAAAATACAACACTGTCTACTGGTCAAAATATGAGAATTGTTACTATCCTGGAGATTATGCTCTAAAAGATGATGATGGTTATCTTTGGTTGCTTGGTCGCGCAGATGATGTTCTAAAAGTTGCGGGACATAGAATAGGAACAGCAGAACTTGAAAGCTGTATTGTGTCTCATTCAG
This genomic window from Nitrosopumilus ureiphilus contains:
- a CDS encoding homoserine dehydrogenase; the encoded protein is MRIILCGFGVVGQSLVKLFESRSEDIYVKYGLKPRVVGVFDSKGSAVDSSGLDFNKLVEVKKKFGTVKNYSDKKNSMSGVEMLKNIEADVLIETTASNYKDAEPGMTHITTAMKKGMHVISVNKGPLALAFPSLMELATYNQVMFKFSGTVGGGTPILDYAKNSLSGERITSFAGILNGTTNYILTNMATGMSFEEALKDAKNKGYVEADESLDLDGLDAAAKLVILANWIMGMKVTLPDINCTGIRNVTTEDIKRADKNNCSVKLIASCNKELIVGPKEISNDDPLCVNGTLNAIAFTSEHSGTQTIIGRGAGGMETASSILRDLLDIRQEIART
- a CDS encoding M20/M25/M40 family metallo-hydrolase; this translates as MNPLHYVDSNMDNLILDLQTLIKQPSVSAKNEGIEECANLVAKMLKKSGINAEVLRLKKGVAPIVFGEIKSKQNPAKTMMFYNHYDVQPAEPFELWVDPPFSGTRKGNKIFGRGATDDKGELITRIKAVEACLKTTGDVPCNIKFVIEGEEETGSAHIEEYLKKYKKKFSSDGVIWEFGYVDAKNRPIIGLGMKGLLFVELSVTESIRDAHSSLAVLIKNPAWRLIEAVTTLRDSNGKILIKDWYDEVTPLSKKDLKLIDSEPFDENVFKKEFGIKSFLGNKKGLDAKKALVGDATCNIAGFVSGYTGDGAKTILPGSALVKIDFRLVPKMDPKTQVMRLKNHLKSKGFSDVKIKIFHGEAAARTDSSSPFVSQVKEAADKVFGKSILNVSNAGTGPMYPFVEILNASCISIGSTYMFSRIHSPNEFARIDLLKKTTKCICLIMQNFAKH
- a CDS encoding DoxX family protein, encoding MTSAEIKGKILNDAVFIGLRSAIGVIFIVHGISKFNPGFVNFLTNTGIPAEMQIPIALAELIPGILLVFGVLSRLSTVLISIIMLGAIFYVKGAQSLTGDGGVEFELMLLASSIVIMIAGPGRISIAQAIKKLPRCLH
- a CDS encoding Mut7-C RNAse domain-containing protein, which encodes MLFFVDAMLGNIAKKLRLLGFDSEYFSDIGDSELLEKSRNENRTIISKDQNLIKRAKKMGIQSIYISKEDEIEQFLEILEKTHLEFNEISGDVARCPKCNFRTSQIKKSEIINEIPEKILEYHDQFWKCDGCNQIYWEGTHIKNLQEFVSKINF
- a CDS encoding NAD(P)H-hydrate dehydratase, which encodes MMAKNLTLSIVKKFIPARKSRSRKGDNGVVLVIGGSYIYHGAPILSSIAALRCGTDLVYTSVPNINVTPTRAISPNLIVIPLVDQKLTRGAVNKLLGALPRNLDSATIGMGLAIQERNALLHLVKSLLDRDVRLSLDASALIPEVLPLLANKNVVVTPHAGEFKRLFGESPSNSKNERIKLVEKKAKENGITVLLKGATDVISNGSTTYLYEKKIPAMTVGGTGDVLSGLVAGLLSKNRNSLESAAAATLINGLAGKSVQKKLGLHMTSMDLLDAIPTAMKPFDKIV
- a CDS encoding PUA domain-containing protein, which produces MKSNLISKSETAALLKTVSEKWDMEFPKIKNLKVHQILDDAQIITGEGIKILKIDEDYLPFLSETKMLERFPSVMVDMGAVKFMCKGANVMRPGIKKFTEFEKDQLVCIVEESQHKFLAVGKAMVSSSELEGMEKGEVIKNIHYISDKFWETGKTIYD
- a CDS encoding FAD-dependent thymidylate synthase; amino-acid sequence: MSEFSDSERRILSDHFSNTEGNVFAIITPRQVDRGALMSRYSRTDKSMRRIFLDEFLKNKNRGEEFYNRVLLEYGDDSVAELGEAQIAIEGLSNIAVKKIEDRRIGLSYLEKSSRYVAWNKKEKGKYRFYRDPEITKSKFADMYEETCNFSFDVYSKNIEPMINYIREKYPIEKYSFKDSIDGKEKLFSKLKNEADVKSANMIYKGSTKAKALDILRGLLPASTLTNVGITGNGRAFEYLLTVLGSSELKEEQDLASKIKKELDTTIKSFVRRADDKYGKAFQKYLKDIKNKSKAIARKEIKSNPITETITKLVDHESEKNAIDKIITSVIYEQSPSTSYQNIIQQVKKIPIQNKIKMINEFAKLRKNRRHRPSRAFETVYYTFDLCNNFGMFRDFHRHRALTLERQLLTTDHGYIIPNEIKILGIEKDFKDCMNKTKETFDKIRAKYPEQGQYVVNFAFNYPYFMKFNLREACHLIELRTVPQGHIDYRCVAQQMFHEINKVHPNLSKIMKFVDLKEYDLERFESEKRTEEKRKQMKK
- the msrB gene encoding peptide-methionine (R)-S-oxide reductase MsrB; protein product: MTDKISENPEEWKEKLTPEQYEICVNHGTEPPFSGKYNNTKLEGYFKCVCCGEELFSSDAKFDSGSGWPSFWEPVSEDKIECVSDTDYGMVRTEVNCKKCGSHLGHVFDDGPKPTNQRYCINSVSLQHEKDQDG
- a CDS encoding proteasome subunit beta, which translates into the protein MSMYMPGATAVGITFDGGVVFASEKRIAFGNFLVSKSTKKTFPITNKVGAACAGLVADMQILALQIAALAKIRKMELKRDVPPNTVAKMMSNMMYERRYFPLLTQVIVGGVVDKPIMYTLDPLGSVLPDEYAAVGTGAEMALGVLDPQFKPNMTKDEAIDLAKRAIRSAALRDSASGDGIDILVITKDGTEEFTEEIK
- a CDS encoding CdvA-like protein; translation: MTHDDIEIIGKNVKDMYGTFMGKVVGTITDIDGSIQSVGIDCGSQGLQQIQYEQLVVQGDVVIFIPKWRLDSQRLIREKQLTIRRLKALIDIVSENDDMKIDAEIIHEKYKSKLASLDETEREIKAKLEARLTELDEQMKSAKMLSFDAKVQFKSNEISDATFETVKACTTEIIEHVTHETAEIANVKSRIADLELEVQEITAPPTPDIQESAVSYLETPEPQQIVQTILPEAPTEPVVPHSEPIEATVSTIPEPPTESETTYAFPEPPQQVTTGTSKDDNDDDWLARMEAQ
- the acs gene encoding acetate--CoA ligase; its protein translation is MDETYDIGLGNNDVNLRKKADSDFVSFWDEQAKNLSWFSNWEKTLDWQPPFAKWFVGGTINASFNALDVHQKTKSDKSAILWEGENGESRVITYGEMFSQVKKFSNVLKSLGVKKGDRVTIYLPMVPELPITMLACARIGATHTVIFSGFSAASIKDRIIDSHSKVVVTADGGYRRGKIVKLKKVIDDAIKDIDFVEHVVVLERTKNEIPISSRDKLWSDLMNNVSDSCDAEKLDSTHPLYILYTSGTTGKPKGVLHGTGGYLTHLYSTFKWAFDIKDSDVFFCTADIGWVTGHSYVVYAPLLHGATQVMYEGAPDFPDESRMWDILQKYNVTIFYTTPTALRMFMKFGDSIPNSFDLSSLRLLGTVGEPINPEVWKWYFKTIGKEKCPIIDTWWQTETGGMLISPLPGLETIPLKPGSGTRPIPGVNISVVDENGNDVSPNIKGYLVIKNPWPGMLLTLWGDDEKYNTVYWSKYENCYYPGDYALKDDDGYLWLLGRADDVLKVAGHRIGTAELESCIVSHSGIAESAVCGIPDDVKGEVIIAFVVLKQGITDSKILEKEISDKIRNDIGAIATPKQIYFVSKLPKTRSGKIMRRLLKAIANNEKIGDVSTLEDGAAVTEVQNAFEDIQKSIKEHSG